The sequence below is a genomic window from Methanocalculus natronophilus.
TATTATCAGGATCATTGTGGTAGACCGGGAGACGGGAGAACCCGGTCTCGTGGAAGATCTCAAGGGCATCCTCAAGGCGCCAGGTACCCTCGATCATGGTTACATCCGGCCGCGGGGTCATAATCTCCCGTGCAGTGGTATCCCCGAACCGGAATACCGAATGGAGCATCTCCCGTTCATTCTCTTCGATAGCCCCGCTCTCTTCGCCGACATCGATCCATTCCTTGATCTCTTCCTCTGTGACGCCGACATGGATGGGCTCATCCTCTGTCGTCCGGACCTTCTTTATCCTGTCATAGAGCCAGAGTAACGGGGAGAAGAGTTTCTTGAGCAGAAGGATCGGGCGGGATACAAAGAGTGCAAAGGCATCAATATGTTTTGAGGCATAAGTTTTCGGACCGATCTCGCCGATGATAAGCATCAGGATAACCACAATACCTGTTGCTATCCCGACACCGGCATCCCCGAAATAGTCGATTGCAATTGCTGTTGCGATGGCTGCTGCAGATACATTCACAATATTGTTCCCAACCAGGATGGTGATCAGGAGGTGATCGGTATTTTCTTTGAGTTCTGCAAGTGCATGCGCACTCCGTGTCCCTTCTGCAACAAGTGTCCTCACTTTCGCCCGTGTTATCGCGATCAGTGCAACTTCTGATCCGGAGAAGAAACCGGATAGAAAGAGGCAGACAAAAAAGAGAATAAAATGGAGTGGATCAGACGCCATACCAGCACTCACTCCATACAGGTGCTCCAAAAAGCATTATCGTTCATGGTTGTGTCGTTTCAATCAATAATAGAACTCAAAAAAGATAAAGGTACCTGTTTAGCAGGCAGCATCCCAAAATGCTGCTGCCTCACCTGAGAGGATGGCGCACTTCTCTTCAAAGGAAGGTCTTTGTTTGAGGCCGAGGTCTTCTATCTCAAAGATAACCGGCCCGTCATAGGAAAACGATGAGAGCAGGGCTGCACATGCATTCATTGCCTCTGTTCTTCCAAGAGGGGAATGCATATCTGCCGGGGAGCCGCTGCTCGCATGGACATTGACGATCCGGTCAGAACAGAGGTTGACAAACTCTTCCGGAGCCCCGCTCTCACCTGCGGAGGCGTGGGCATAATCAAATGTCAGGGAGAGGTGCGGGTAATCGTCAAGCACGCTGGCAACCGATTCCGGAGTCGTAAGCAGAGCATTGACCCGGGGTTCCATGTTCTCGATTGCTATCGTGACAGAGACGTCGCGGGATTGGGCCTCGACTGCCTCCATATAGAGACTGAACCGGTGCATATCAGCTGCTGATGGCGGCCGTTTTGCCGTTCTCCTCCCGGGATGGATTGTAATCACCTCTGCCTGCAGCTGATCGGCAACCCGGATAGCCTCGCAGGCAGATTCAACCGAAAAAGCAGCAATACCAGGATTTATCGAGACCGGGTTCAGATCAAGAACCGGCGCATGCACTGTTATCGGCAGAAGCGACGGATACTCACTGAGTGTCTCTATAAGCTCCGGGACAGATTGCCCGGTTGTCCAGAAAGACGGTGTTTCCAGCCAGAATTCAACCGTATCCAGGCCTGATGCAGAGATGCCATGAAAAATTGTTTCCAGCGCATATTCATGAAAGAACATGCTTGATGCACCGATCCGCAGCATACACAGTTTCTTCACATCCTGCCACAAATAGATTCTCATGCCCGGTGAAGAACAGGCAGCACTTGTCCATGAGGAGCCCGGGATCCTCTCTGTCGCTGACCTCTCCGGGATCATCAGGGAGAGGCTCGATACACCGGATCTTCGCGGGGTCAGGGTGCGGGGCGAGGTATGGAATTTTCGCCTGCACTCTTCCGGCCATATGTACTTCTCACTCTCTGAGAAGGGTGATGATGGGAATGCCTCGATAGATTGTGTCATCTGGAAGCGTGCAGCGCAGAAGATTTCGCCACCACCTGAGAATGGCATGGATGTCATCGTCTCCGGCTATATCGATCACTATCCCCCCTTTGGCAAGACCCAGTTTGTTGCAGACAGCCTTCTCCATGCCGGGCTCGGAGGCAAGTTTCTCCTGCTTGAAGGCTGGAAGAAGGAGCTTGCGGCTGAGGGCTGTTTTGCAGAAGAGAGGAAAAAACCACTACCTGTCTTTCCCACCAGGGTGGGGGTTGTGACCTCTCCTACCGGAGCGGTGCTGCAGGATATCAGAAATGTCATCCAGCGCCGGTTTCCAATGGATATCATCCTCTCTGGCACCGCTGTCCAGGGGGAGACTGCACATCTCGATATCAGAGACGCGATCTTCAAAATCGACCAGACCGTTGATGTGATTATCCTTGCCCGGGGCGGCGGCAGCTTTGAGGACCTCTTTGCCTTCAACCACCCGGATGTGGTGCGGGCAATCGCCTCCTGTGAGACACCGCTCATCTCGGCAATCGGCCATGAAGTTGATGTGACGCTCGCTGACCTTGCAAGCGATCTCCGGGCACCGACACCGTCTGCTGCTGCTGAGCTGGTTGTCCCTGACCGCCATCAGCTGGCAAGGGAGCTTGCAGAGCAGCGGGCATCCATGCAGAACCTGCTCTTTGAGCGGCTTGATCGCCTCTCAACCGATCTCGAGGATATCAGGCTGAGAATGGCAGGCAGAAGGCTTGACCGCCGGATCAGCGATATGAAGCAGACTGCTGCAGAACTCCGTGAGCGGCTTGAGAGGGCAGTCAGCACACGGCTCCTGCAGGAGAGAAAAGATATCGGACACCTTGCGGGTGCATTGCGGTCCGCAGACATCCGTGCCCCTCTCAGGCGCGGGTATGCGCTCCTGTTGGCTGATGGCATGCTGATCAGGAGTGTGCAGGCACTGGAGACGGGCAAAAACCTTACAATCTATCTCCCGGATGGGGAGGCCGATGCAACAATAGAGACGGTGCGTTATGACTGAGACCTATGAAGAGATGGTAACACGGCTCCGCGAGATTGTCCGGATGCTTGAAAACCCGGACACGCCGCTGGATGAGAGCGTCCGGCTTTATAAGGATGGAATCGAGCTTATTAAGAAATGCGAGGATTTTTTGACGAAAGCCGAACTCCGCATCCTCGAGATAACAGAGGAATAAGGAGAGACGCTTTATGGATCCCTGCTAGTCCGGCCTTTCTGCTATCAGGGTAACCTCCATTGCAGATCCCCTGGCAAGAGCGGCAATCAGCTCCCGCGGGAGTGTGCGGGCGACATGATCTGATCTGATTCCGATGGTGCGGCCGCAGACATACCCGCTCCGGCGCCAGACGAGATCAGTCTCGTGATCAAGAGCCATCGCTGCTGAGCCGGATGATCGGATCTCGCATACCACTCCTCCTGCCTTCAGCAGCGTCCTCAGGACGGCATGATCATCTGCCAGAAGGTCGCAGAATGCATCCGGGAGATCAAGGGCAGCTTTGTCTGCGGATACGCCGATGATACAGTCGCCCTGGAGGGTGAGCTCGTCGTCACGGGTAATCTCAAATGTTGTCGGATGCCTGCCGGTGACATTCGCATGGCCCTGGCAGTGAATATGTTCTCTGATCTCCATTGTTTATGATGTCAGCATGCAAACAATATAGATATGTCAATAACCGCACGATGCCCTGCCTGTCAGGAGGAGACAGATCATGGAATCATCCGGGACGGGTCGCCGGCAACAATTCAGTGCCGTGATTGCGGTCATACGCATCGTGAGATCCTCAAGGTACCAAAAGTCATTGAGATACGTGCAATCGTGAGCCTGGAGGGAGAATCCCGGCAGGGAACAATCGAGCTTGCTGATGATGACGTTGTCACCTGCGGCAACACCTTTGTTGCCGATGTCGGTGACGATATCTTTGGTGTTGAAGTGACAGGGATTGAGGTCTCTGCTGCCCGGCGAAAGAGAGCAGCAGCAGGGGAGATCACCTGCCTCTGGACCCGGGTCATCGACTCAGTCATTGTCCGGGCATCCCTGCATAAGGGTGCAACAACCCATCCCCTCTACGAGGAGGTTGATGGTGAAACAACCTATACCGTGGGAGAGATCACATCCGTTGGAGGACGCCAGTTTCGTATTACCCGGATTAAGAAGAGAGACGGGGCTTTGATCAGGAAACCTGGATCCTATACAGAAGCACGGTTTATCAAGCGGATCTACGGTGAGCGATCATAGGTACTTCGTCAGGAGCTCGAGAAACTCCTCCTGGAGGAGAATACCTTCCACCTTCTCAACAACCTGGTCATCACAAAGGATGATCGTCGTCGGCGTTACTTTCAGCCCGTACCTGCTGATATATTCCTGATGCTCCTTTGCATCAATTGC
It includes:
- a CDS encoding hemolysin family protein — translated: MASDPLHFILFFVCLFLSGFFSGSEVALIAITRAKVRTLVAEGTRSAHALAELKENTDHLLITILVGNNIVNVSAAAIATAIAIDYFGDAGVGIATGIVVILMLIIGEIGPKTYASKHIDAFALFVSRPILLLKKLFSPLLWLYDRIKKVRTTEDEPIHVGVTEEEIKEWIDVGEESGAIEENEREMLHSVFRFGDTTAREIMTPRPDVTMIEGTWRLEDALEIFHETGFSRLPVYHNDPDNIIGLLNVKDVFRAVHNTNSDIPIQDIIHDVSFVPESKKIDDLLKELQYKQTHLAIILDEYGVFSGVVSIEDILEELVGDILDEFDIEEEEVQNLRDGVYIIDAQAWVDDVNEVLEAPLPQDPDNYETVGGLVFARLGRIPHIGESITIPEINGRLTVTQMRGRQILKVKLTLERPLTD
- a CDS encoding sugar phosphate isomerase/epimerase family protein, translating into MLRIGASSMFFHEYALETIFHGISASGLDTVEFWLETPSFWTTGQSVPELIETLSEYPSLLPITVHAPVLDLNPVSINPGIAAFSVESACEAIRVADQLQAEVITIHPGRRTAKRPPSAADMHRFSLYMEAVEAQSRDVSVTIAIENMEPRVNALLTTPESVASVLDDYPHLSLTFDYAHASAGESGAPEEFVNLCSDRIVNVHASSGSPADMHSPLGRTEAMNACAALLSSFSYDGPVIFEIEDLGLKQRPSFEEKCAILSGEAAAFWDAAC
- the xseA gene encoding exodeoxyribonuclease VII large subunit; the encoded protein is MPGEEQAALVHEEPGILSVADLSGIIRERLDTPDLRGVRVRGEVWNFRLHSSGHMYFSLSEKGDDGNASIDCVIWKRAAQKISPPPENGMDVIVSGYIDHYPPFGKTQFVADSLLHAGLGGKFLLLEGWKKELAAEGCFAEERKKPLPVFPTRVGVVTSPTGAVLQDIRNVIQRRFPMDIILSGTAVQGETAHLDIRDAIFKIDQTVDVIILARGGGSFEDLFAFNHPDVVRAIASCETPLISAIGHEVDVTLADLASDLRAPTPSAAAELVVPDRHQLARELAEQRASMQNLLFERLDRLSTDLEDIRLRMAGRRLDRRISDMKQTAAELRERLERAVSTRLLQERKDIGHLAGALRSADIRAPLRRGYALLLADGMLIRSVQALETGKNLTIYLPDGEADATIETVRYD
- the xseB gene encoding exodeoxyribonuclease VII small subunit, with the protein product MTETYEEMVTRLREIVRMLENPDTPLDESVRLYKDGIELIKKCEDFLTKAELRILEITEE
- a CDS encoding DUF371 domain-containing protein; amino-acid sequence: MEIREHIHCQGHANVTGRHPTTFEITRDDELTLQGDCIIGVSADKAALDLPDAFCDLLADDHAVLRTLLKAGGVVCEIRSSGSAAMALDHETDLVWRRSGYVCGRTIGIRSDHVARTLPRELIAALARGSAMEVTLIAERPD
- a CDS encoding HVO_0476 family zinc finger protein; translation: MSITARCPACQEETDHGIIRDGSPATIQCRDCGHTHREILKVPKVIEIRAIVSLEGESRQGTIELADDDVVTCGNTFVADVGDDIFGVEVTGIEVSAARRKRAAAGEITCLWTRVIDSVIVRASLHKGATTHPLYEEVDGETTYTVGEITSVGGRQFRITRIKKRDGALIRKPGSYTEARFIKRIYGERS
- a CDS encoding thioredoxin family protein yields the protein MAVKVLSFYQDGCMGCLEQESINKEIEADLEIEIEAIDAKEHQEYISRYGLKVTPTTIILCDDQVVEKVEGILLQEEFLELLTKYL